A single Musa acuminata AAA Group cultivar baxijiao chromosome BXJ2-1, Cavendish_Baxijiao_AAA, whole genome shotgun sequence DNA region contains:
- the LOC103985195 gene encoding pentatricopeptide repeat-containing protein At5g48730, chloroplastic, with product MAAASARSPLSASHPRDDLKKKNLNKNSTVAVAAAVQSQPDRRSSGRSEREKEKVRKEREEEREKKEVVNRRIASKKAISIILRREATKAVIEKKRGRTNSRKLLPRTVLEALHERITALRWESALKVFELLREQLWYRPNSGIYIKLLVMLGKCKQPERAQALFQAMVDEGCIITHESYTALVSAYSRSGLLDQAFSLLNKMKTIDGCQPDVHTYSILIKSCVQVFAFDKVQILLSDMESQGIKPTIITYNTLVDAYGKAGRFAEMESTLMEMLSNHDCKPDVWTMNATLRAFGGSGQIEMMEKCYDKFQSSGISPDIKTFNILLDSYGKAKRYEKMGAVMEYMQKYYFSWTVVTYNVVIDAFGRAGDLKQMEYIFRLMKSEGIKPNCVTLCSLVRAYGRTGSVDKIKAVVRFIGNSDVMLDVVFFNCLVDAYGRAGCLVEMREVLEMMKARGCTPDKVTYSTMIKAYLSRGIDGDHVQGLRDFYREKIA from the exons ATGGCAGCTGCGTCTGCTCGTTCCCCGCTTTCCGCTTCCCATCCTCGCGACGATCTCAAGAAGAAGAATCTAAACAAGAATAGTACAGTGGCCGTGGCGGCAGCAGTGCAGTCGCAGCCAGACAGACGCAGCTCCGGGAGAAGCgaaagggagaaggagaaggtgaggaaggagagggaggaggagagggagaagaaagaggtgGTCAACCGTAGGATCGCTTCCAAGAAAGCCATATCCATCATATTGAGGCGGGAGGCCACCAAGGCCGTCATCGAGAAGAAGCGCGGCCGCACTAACTCGAGGAAACTCCTCCCCCGTACCGTTCTCGAGGCCCTCCACGAGAGGATCACTGCCCTTCGGTGGGAGTCTGCTCTCAAG GTGTTCGAACTTCTTCGTGAGCAGTTATGGTACAGGCCAAATTCTGGCATATACATAAAACTTCTTGTCATGCTTGGGAAATGTAAGCAGCCTGAAAGAGCCCAAGCTCTTTTCCAGGCTATGGTTGATGAAGGTTGCATCATAACCCATGAGTCATACACTGCTCTTGTCTCAGCATATAGTAGAAGTGGTCTCCTTGATCAAGCATTTTCCTTGCTGAACAAGATGAAGACTATTGATGGCTGCCAGCCTGATGTTCATACCTATTCCATTCTCATCAAATCCTGTGTGCAAGTCTTTGCATTTGACAAAGTTCAGATTTTACTATCTGATATGGAGAGCCAGGGTATAAAGCCAACCATCATTACATACAACACTCTAGTTGATGCTTATGGTAAAGCAGGAAG GTTTGCAGAGATGGAGTCTACACTTATGGAAATGCTCTCTAACCATGACTGCAAGCCTGATGTTTGGACAATGAATGCAACACTCCGAGCCTTTGGTGGCAGTGGGCAGATCGAAATGATGGAGAAGTGCTATGACAAGTTTCAGAGCTCTGGCATCTCTCCGGATATTAAAACATTCAACATACTTCTTGATTCCTATGGCAAGGCCAAAAGATACGAGAAGATGGGTGCTGTAATGGAGTACATGCAGAAGTACTACTTTTCATGGACAGTGGTGACTTACAATGTCGTTATTGATGCATTTGGGAGGGCGGGAGATCTGAAACAAATGGAGTACATCTTTAGATTAATGAAGTCCGAAGGGATCAAGCCAAATTGTGTCACACTCTGCTCACTTGTCAGAGCATATGGAAGGACGGGATCGGTGGATAAAATAAAGGCTGTAGTGAGATTCATCGGGAACTCTGATGTGATGTTAGATGTAGTCTTCTTCAACTGCTTGGTGGATGCATATGGCCGAGCAGGATGCTTGGTCGAGATGAGGGAAGTGCTAGAGATGATGAAGGCTCGAGGGTGTACGCCCGACAAGGTAACCTATAGCACCATGATCAAGGCTTATCTCAGTAGAGGAATCGATGGTGATCATGTTCAAGGCCTTCGAGATTTCTATAGAGAAAAGATTGCTTAA